The nucleotide window TGAGACTTTCCTTTTTGAACAgcagtaaaaatattattaagaCAAACTTTATTCGAAACAATTTGACATTTATCTAAAACTGATTTAACAATACAGGCGGAAGGATGACCAAGTCGACGGTGCCATAGTGAAAAAATGTCACAACTGGCGGAGCTAGTTTGAAGTCCAGTGTTATGAACAGAAGGAAAACACCATTAGAAGCAACCAGTGAGAAATGATAGAGCCCATCATGAGTGTGGCCCGTAACAAAATTTCCTAAGTGTAGATGTCCTTAATAACACAGTGAAACGAGTGAAATTCAAAAAGAAGACATTGTTTTCTTTAGAAAACTAGGAAACAAATAACAAATTTTTTCATATATTCGACGTACACAAAATATTAGACAGATAGAGCAACTTATTTTTTGTAGGCTAGGTAGAATGTTCGACACGCGTAATTTTTACAAGGTGTCCTATCACCTATGAAAAGAGGAGATGTATCTGAGTATGGTGTAGAATCATTCAAAGCAGAGGCCTCCTTGCAAACATGATGCGGAGCTCCCGAATTAGGATACCACGATGAAGTCCCTATGGTTATAGGAATAGAAGAATCAACATTATCAAAATTGGACCCATACTAGGTCGTATTCACATTAAACTTAGCGGTGTTCGAGAAATCCGACGTAGGCACATTAGAAACCCGTGGCAACCCAACACATGGTAGGGAATAAAAAAAAAGTCAGATCTAAGGCCCTAACTCTAGAAGTTGGCCCAAGAAGAACACACGCTCTAAGCTTTGTTAATCACGGAACACTCGATCCACCATACAGTCCGCCATTTGGCCTATGAATACCCACATCGTTGACATCTAAGAGCCCAATACCTTGTTCATGACTAGGTGGGCCCCTAAAGCTAACAAAATTAGCACTCAGCCCAAGTCTTTGACTAGTATCATGTGGCCTAAAAACGTGGCCTACACCATTCGACCTAGCAATGCCACCATGTGGCCCAAAACTCTGGCTTGTAACAATTGGCCTAGTAAGGCCCACACCATGTGACCCAATATCCATAACATCAAAAAGGTTATGTGAAACCCTAAAATTTGTCATATGTAACACAACCACATCTGGTGGTATACCCTCCCACCATCGGCCATGACTGAAACCTGGTGGAGCCATCATCGACAATGGCCCGAATGGACCTAGAACCTTTGGAGGGAAGGAGAAACCACCATTGGCAGCATCCTCGCATCGACTCGTAGTACTTGAACCAAAAACATCGTACGACCTCTTCCGCCACTTGTAATCAGAGCCCACGCAGTCGAAGCCCAAGCCACCATCGGCGCAGTGGGGTTGTCGTAGTACTTATTGAATCGATAATAACAACGTTGTGCCAAGTGCCCAAACTGACCACAAATTTGGCACTGGATCTAAGAGCAAAATCCCCTCCCACGGTCACCAGTAGAGAAGCGACCACCACGCGCGAGTTCCACCACTATCGGCGTTGGAGCGGCCTTTATCAGATTTGTATAAAACGACACCTCCTGTGCCACACAAGTCTGTCGACTCTCATATTCCAACAGAATATCCACAAGTCTTTGCATGGGAAGAGGTTCGGACGAGAACGACGAACGGGTGAGAACGGCATTGTACTTTAGTGTTAAGCCCACATGAACAATCTGCACCTTCTCAACCTCCGAGATTCGAGATCCAAATGCTTCGATCAAGGCACAAGTATTCTGAATCTTAGCCACATATCCTTTAATTGACATATTACCTTTTTTAATTGAAAGCAACTCATGTTTAATGCAAGATAATTTGGCTTCAGTCAAAGCGGTGAACAGGCAGTTTACGGTACCCAGACATCATATGAAGACTTTGAATCTGTAAAACAAGAGAGAAGAGCACCACTTATTATGGACAAAAACCAGAACGCAAGCAACTTATCTTGCTGATGGAACAATGATGCCTCTAGATTTGGAACCAGAGGACCCTCAGGAGATGGAATAAACCATGGTGGAGCAGGTAAGGTACCTTCAATAAACCTTGTTAACTCATAAGCTTCAACAatcaattttatatattgttaccATTGTACAAAGTTACCTTCATCTATTTGACAATATCATGTTGAGGGAAGCATTGAACTAATCGAGAATTTGACAGTACATTGGACGGATTACCATTGTTTGCAAAAACAGAATCAATCAAGTTAGCCATGAAAGCGCAGCACGAGTAAGTCTCCAGGATTTAGGCGAAAGATACCATGTAAGTATATGCAAAGAATTCAACAGAAAAGGAAATGACTGAAATGAATTGAGaaaattgatttattattatCTATTTTGATACAGTTTATCAAgtgtatttatatataatttacaaAGGGATAACTACGACTAACAACTTGTGAACAGCTCACTAACAATACTAACAGCCTAACAAAATCTTTACTAATGATGATATACTCTAACATGGGAAACTTCACAAATCTATTTTCAAATGTTTGGTTAGAGTgttggaaaaaaaatgaaaacacgAGCTAGTCTTAATGACACTTCTAAATCGGGAAGTGAAATAGCTTTAGTTAGTGGCGATGGAAATGGGGATATTGATGACCCTTTAACAGAGGGAAGGTCCTTTATGAAATCCCTAGATCTTAGTCTTCCTATATGAAATAGCAAGGCACAACATCAAATATTGTTCCATCtttcatttcaaaatttaaacattggAGCAATTCATAATATATGTTTTCTTTTTTCAATGACGCCAAAAGGAAGATCATCAGGACCTCCTCCAATGACAGATTCTGGGCGCAGTTTAAGAATGAATTCAAAAAGCCACTGcagcaaaattgacttttagcggcgttttttaaggtctttagcggcgcttaaaagcgccgctaaaactattAGGCGCTTTTACAAGCACCGCAAAAAACGCCTCTATAGATGGCGCCACTAAAGTTTGCGGCGTTTAtttgaaaaaacgccgctaaagatcaagatctatagcggcgcttttcctacaaacgccgctaaagatcatgacctttagcggcgcttttactaCAAACGTCGCTAAAGATcacgacctttagcggcgcttttctaaaaaacgctgctaaaagtcatgaaattcaaaaaaatatattacaaaatattataataatcatgaaaatataaaaaatttaaaattcattatcaaattaaattttctattaaaattttaactttaaaactaaatacaaaaattaatgaatttaaatttaaaatttaaaataataaattaataacacaattaaaatccaaaagttagaactcaagttatcttaaatattaaaataaaaataaaaatttagaatcaaaactaaaataaataataaaaattagattaaatataaagatatcaataaaataagaCATTATAATGAAGTTCTTTAAATGAAATAAGGACTTAATTCCCATGTGAAATAtcaacattgattatttaaattgattaactAAGTCAAAATTGCAATTTgtgtttttcttctttcaactcaaataaaaataaaatgttgaaacaaaacaattaaataaaaattagaataattagttGACAGAGATTATTATTAAGTATATGCAAATATGCAAGTAGACGATTACAAAATAGGGTGTAGAAGGAcaacaacaaaattaacataGTTACTCACAAGATCTTCTCTTGTTGAACCAAGGTCGTACCTTCAAAGATAATATGTCGCAACAAGGAAGTACTTTAGGTTTAGTTTTTAGGGACATGAGAAAGAAGATCAATTGGTTTGCGTAAGAGAAAACAAAATATTCAGACTGCTTGAATACATTAGCAATGTGCTCCAAGCCTCGAGGTATTTTACAATAAAGCCTGTACATCCTAGAAAGATCCTCCACCTACAGAGTGTAAAGAAGGCCAAGTTAATATCTAACGATACATTTGTTGGAGCTAATAGCAAGAAGAGTAAGCATTGCTAGAAAAGGAAAAGATTGAACAATACCTTGTCATCTCTAAGCAAGGCCTCAGATCCTGAATGCTCCTTTTCAAGTAGCCGATTTGCATATGTGACCAACAACTCATGTTGCACTTTCTAGATAAAGAACAAACAAGAATCAATAGAATGCTCTAGGAATTATAGAACTATCTTTATAAGAACTTATTGTTAATTcttatcacataattccatgtcaATTCATACGTCAAAAACATGCAATCTCAATGCCTAGGTAGCTAGAAGGAAACATATAAAACAACAACCGGATCTTTCCACTCAACGAGAATTCACGCACTTCTATTGTTACATCTAAGTGACTACTTTCATTCATTAAACACTATTCATCCGAAAGTGACTGTCTTTGAGCAAAGAATTAACGAAATTcactaagaaaaagaaaatcaccATCAAGCCAAAATTAAGCTCACGAAAAAAGGCTCTTCATTAACCTATTCCACCATTTCACTCACCTCTAACAATTTTGTCTCACCGCTTGAATGCGTAATTAGACACTCTCTCCTTTCCTTTCTCAAGCATTCTTTAGACTGCAATTAAcattaaagtaaataaaacaaTTAGAACCATCTCAATTAATCGAGTAAAAACTTAAAacctataaaattaaattaaattttctattaaaactttagctttaaaactaaatataaaattgatgaatttaaatttagaatttaaatattatgtttaaataaatgggCAATCTACCAAAGAACAGAGAGATAATACAATTTAATAGGGTTTGTTTGCCTCAAAACTTGGTTTTCAGATTAAATGTCCAAATCTTTTCTTCAAGACGCCAACAAAGAAACGATTTTAACTAGGAAAAAGACAAAAGAGTGGAAGAAATGAATAAACACAGCTTCAAAGAATATGCATGCAAAAAATGCTATCCTGATTCGGTAGTTTCTTGAAAGAATTTATATTAATCTTTTCTCGAAGGGCACAAACAAACACATGCATAACAGTCTTCAGCTGAACTATTTTTGATTCTGCATCCAAAGCTtgtttcaacctttcttcacttaTTTTGTATACTAgtaaacaaataataattaaaataaaataaggttATCAGCACCAACCAATTCGATGGGAACAACTCCAGTTTTCCCTCTTCACCAGATTTTGTGCAGATTTGGCCAATTCAGTCAGGATGTAATTGGTATCCTCAATTTATTAGTGATGAATATGATACAGAACTGTTTGGTCAGTTTGATAAGATTACAAAAGAAAtcattatataaatttttttaaaaatcataatatttgtaatctatactattaatattttttatttttaaatatatttttatataaaatctcataaataatagaaaaatatcaCATTAACTCTTatatattttagaaaattataaattaatacatgctcaaaataaattttgctcccaaaataataaaattttaatataatcttttaaaaattataaaaatataagctatcataaatataaaattacattttatctcTCACAAAAATACGCAACTCAAAAGTTTACTCCAAAATTAATTTTGACCTTGATAAATGATGTCAGTGTCTCATTATTTGTATCTTTtgtataattaataattttgtttaattaaaataacaAGACAAAAATCATACAAAAATAAGGGCCCTCTCTCCATAACATGACACATCAAACAAAAAACACTATGTTTTGATAGAAGCCAAGAACAAACacagaataataataatacatgctTACCCTCATCCGTTTCTCCAGTTGTAATCTCCATGTCAGTTTCTCAACTTGGTTTTCCAGTTTGTTCTTTGCAACTTGCAGAGCTCCCGTCTCTCTAACAGCCTGTAAACAAAATAATAACAGAAAATCTAAGGGATGCATtcataaaacaaaatattatCATACTTAAAGGTCTTAGAAGTACTACATTGTTTCAGAAAACAAGGTCTGCATATAGAGAAAAATAAGTAACCCCCCAacccacacacacaaaaaaatatttatgtaaaAGATTTAGTAAATTTTAGATAAGATTTCGCGAGCATGGATATCTTGAATAGGCTTTAACTTGTACCCAAAATAAAACTCAAAACTCAAATTTGAAGAACCTCCCAAAAATATCTTAGCAAAGTGCAACTTCTTAATGCTCGATTTCAAATTTAAGCAGAGAAGAGGCCACGAAGACAAGTATGCCACCGCCAACCATTTTCAAGGTTCTAAAATATAGAAGACAACAAATTTCTATAAAAAGTTCAGCAGACGAGCAAGACATACCATATTAAGCTTCCGCAGCTTCTTTCGAGCTACTCTTCCTCTCCATGCACATTGTGTTGCAATTGTTTGCTTTCTTCAACTTCAGATAATGCAAAATTATACTTTGCCCCCCTTTTCACTTTTGGCCCTTAAAACAATTTCCGGCTTCACCCAGAAACAATGTTACAAGATAATAGCAACAAGTCAACAAAAACATCACAACATCACTTTTGATTCCTTATGCTTTTAAGAagaaatttgttaattttaaagTCATTTCGTGATGGTTCAAATTGTTATACTGTTTCAACCATGTCTTCATTCTCTATCTCGTGTATTTGTGCTTGGCTTAAAATATTTTCCTCAAATGGGGTCTAAATAAAAGGGCCTCtgtcaaattaaagctttaagaTTGGATTGTATCAATGGAAATTTTAAGCTATTATTATTCTTTGGCTTTCACAGGCGCTGAAAGTAAACATTTCCTTTGATTGAAACTAAAGAAAACCGCAACGAAAATGGTAACTTCCAACGCGAAATGTAGATATTGCATCATAAAGAGGAGGTCAATCGATGAGCATGGTCCATCCCAGCTTGTCCTCGATCGAGACCAGTTTGAGTCATCATTAGTGTTGCATGCAATTTCGAGCCAAGTGTTTACGCTCCCGGCTTGTATTCGATCCTACATTAATATGATCGATAAGAAAAAGCGATATGGAAGTAGCAACTAAAACGATAACTGTAATCTCCAACCCCGCATCAAGATGAAATTGTATTTAATTGAAACATTTGTAGCCAATCATCCTTTTGATGATTTGAGCAAATAAAGGAATTCTAAGATATTATTATCCTTACCTTTTGCCCTGGTAGGTTATACTTGCAACAGACTTCACAACCATAGTTGTTCCTGCGAAAGACTTCTTCAGCATCAAACACCTCCTTGATCGGAATAGCTCGTTCCTCAACCTGACAACACTACTTAGCATATTCACAATTCATacttcaaaataaattaaataaattatagatTAATCCTAAACAAAATTCAAGCCTCAAACACCTTCCCTAATTTACCATCTTTCAATAGCATTATTTTTTACTCTTCGAATAAGAAACATCTCAAATTTAAGGTTTTAGCTACGAGGTATCTAAAAATTAGGGCTTTTGCAAAAAATCACATGAAATCGATATCAGAACACATTTAAATCTGTCAAAAACAACTATTTTTAAAACAGGTCAAAGAATTGAAATAAAAAACATATTCTCTGCTAGCGGTGTCGACCACTTGACAAACAGTGAGAGCAATCATCGAAGTTTTTTCGGTACCAGATTGGGCTTGAGCAATCACATCGCGGCCATTGATTATCGGCATAACGGCTCTCTGTTGAATAGTCGACGGCTTTTCAAAGCCGTAATTGTAGATTCCACAGAGGAGATCGTCTTTTAATCCCATCTGATCGAAACTCAATATCGGCATGGTTATTTCAGCTCCTTTCACTTGTTTTTCTTCCACTAGCTCCAAAGCTGCCCATGCTTTGTAAGATTCGATCTCGAAAAGCTTCATTAGGTCTTCCATGGCGGATGGATCGAAATTCTTGTTGCCTTGTAAAGCTTGATCTGAGAGGAAAGTGAATTGAGAGAGGAGAGCTTCCATGGTTGTTTGATGAATTCAAATGCGGATCTACCTGGTAAAATTGGAAAGTAGCAAAAGCGGTATAGAGAAACACCTAAAGGGTTTTGAGGATACCGATTTTAAGGGGGAAATTCGACGTTTCAGGGGGAATTTGTGGATAAAAGGGCGCCACTTTTTTTATTGcatttttttgtggcgtttttataaaaaaaacgccgctattgtaTATATTTTGCAGCGTTTTTCATGAAAACGCCACTAATcactattttatattttatttttatttttatatttcatttttatttgttatcaatattgttatttatttatcaatgttttttaaatctaatatttaaatatatcaaatagtttagattaaatatttttaaaataaaagtattaattggttgtataaaattttatcatttaacaaatatcaagtaaaccttaaatcctaaatcatttaatatatatataaagtttatctattatctcttaaataatttaaactataatcataattttaatatattaaaattaaaattatctcttttacaatcatataagaaattatttaatatataaattaaaaacacaaattaatttAAACCATTAATCCCTAAACTCTAAAATCCTAAAATATAAACCATTAACCATTAACCcataacccctaacccctaacccttaaattttaaaccccaaacccttaaaccataatacataaaccttaaaatagtaactcataaaccttaaaccctcaATCATATACCCTAAAtcgtaaaccctaaactataatgattaattgattcaatattttaaattaatattatctttttacaattatataagaaaatatttatcatataaattaaaaacattaattaactaaaccctaaactcttaatcttTAATCTCTAGACCCTAAATCCTAAATCCTAAAATATAAACTCTTAATCCTAGACCcctaacccttaaaccataatccctaaacccataatccataaaacttaaaatagtaactcgtaaaccttaaacccttaaccatatgccctaaatcataaaccttaaactataatgataattaattcaatattttaaaattaatactatctcttttataattatataagaaaatatttaacatatgatgtacatcaacatccatgtgatgttttttagggtttagtattttaggggttatagtttaGGGGTTAAGTTTTTTTAAGATTTAAGAGTTTAGTGTTTTAAAgattatagattagtgtttatgatttttttgggggtttaggtttgtaggggttatatgacttttagcggcgttttatcgaaagcgccgctaatgctccggtttttagcggcgttttaccaaaagcgccgctaatgccctggtttttagcagcgttttaccaaaagcgccgctaatgccccGGGTTTtaacggcgttttaccaaaagcgccgctattgctccggtttttagcagcgtttttggtaaaacgccgctattgctctgtttttagcggcgtttttggtaaaacgccactattgctctatgttttataatttttgtggcgttttttggtaaaacgccgctaaaaacgccgctaaagccctgtTTTCCTGTAGTGAGCCAACTACTAGTAATGAGTCCAAGAGCTAGAAGAGCCTTTGGTCATGCCTTAGATTCCCAACTCCCCTAGTCTTTCTTCGTCAGGTTCGATTTGCTTAGAAACAGAAAAAGAAAACTTCATTTGGTTTTCATTGATGATTGATGAATTGCTTTCCTAGATCAAACATGGCTTCTATCTGAATACGAAACAAAGGAATTACGGTCAATCCTAATGAACTTGTGCTAATATGCTTAACCATCCGTACACTATACATAGCCTCTGTGCTGAACAATCATGCTTAGACCTTAGTTCATGAAAGATGAGACAAATTTAGCAAAAACTATTTGGAAATTCTTTAAGCATACCATGTTAGTGCTCCAAAGCTTGGCAGAGCAGTCATTACTTCAACGTACTGGCCAAACTTTGTTGGTTCAACTTGAGAAAAGTCGACAGCACATTGCCCACTTTTGGTTGTTCAGTGAATTGTAAGAACCCTCAACAAGTTTCGGCATCCCATGTCTGTATTTTCCTATTGCTACCATGAGACTCCTTAAACTTCCATCTCCAAAGGATTGAGCAGTTCTTAATGGCCACATTGTAGACGCTGGCGGCCAGCATAGCAATGGAGTAATGGGTCGGGCCTAAGTTTTGGCGAGCTTAGACCCAATTAATTAGATTTCATTTCTTCCCAATGATGATtagtataaataatttttaactaaCCTCTCCCCCATGTTTGTCCAATAAAATAAAGTCTGAGCTGTTACTAATTTGCGGGGTTAAAAATCTTGGTTCTCTAGCTTCTTGTGGTGCATCACAGCCATCCcttacaaacatatatatacacatatgtatTGTCTTCCATCCCTGATTTTAGTCGATCAAGGAGGTAAATCATTCTGTTAAGCATTACAGGCTTTAAACGATTTGTCAAAAATGAGGGATGATTTAATTAGGAGATGGAAATATGTCATTATTAAGATGCTGTGGGTACAGGTTTTAGAAGCAACAACATGGAAACAAAGTACGTATTAGGTGATGAGGAGGAGGAGACGACGGTGGCCATTGATGAGGCTGATGACTTGCGGCAGCCCAATGACACATTTCTTACTGATTTGAATCTCATGATTGTGGCGCTTTCACTAAGCTCCATATGCAACGAAGGAGATGATGGCTTAAACTTGGATGCCACCGACAACAACAAAGTCAATATTAAGGATCTTGAAGCAGGTAAGGATAAGGGCAAGACCTGCAATGTTCCCAGGCTCCATGCTAGAAAACGGGATACCAACAACGACAACGTAAAGCTCATGAGACGACAAACACCACACAAGGATTTCAGGTGAGAGATTTGGCAGTGTTTCTTTTTTTGTACGTTACGTTTTTACATTAAAGAAAAGAGAAGCAGGTAATATATGTCCAGTTATTAATGTGCTTAGTTTATGCACAGGCATGGCAGAAGAATGTAGACGACGACATTTGTACAGAGAGGAAGAgcgaaaacaagaaaattttgatGGTTAAGCGCCGAGGAAATTGGCGGTTCTTTTTTGTATTTGTAGCTGCTGGTACTCTTAATATATATTGTTTTTTTGATTGGATGAAGATAATTCCCTTGCTCCATTCACGGTCAGTTGGCCCCCAAATTCACtttattacattttttttttatatatttacgcacatattttaattatttttaaagttgcatgtgttttttcttttataaatcaTAAATGATGTAGCACGTTTAAATACATtccaaataaaatatgaaaaagctCAATCTCATTAAACATAAAATTAGCCAATGTTTAAGTTGCTATCTAAATCAATTACCTCAACTAAAATTCAAGTacctaatttgactaaaaaaaaaatttaagtatcaaattgaatcttGAGGCCAAGTTATAGATATCTAATTGAACCAATAATAATGTTAAGTATCAATTTGAACTTTGAAGCtaaattcaagttttaaaatgtatatttatcttatgaataaataaataaaggtttaaaatGTCAATAGTCTATGTACTttttgaaatctaaaatttaattccattttaatTTTGAGACATTGAGTTCCTATATTTTTTTTTGATTTAAAATTCTTGGTCCCTAACCGAACTTTCGTCCATTTTTTCAATTAGTCTCTAATGTGGCAATTacaaaggaaaggaaaaataactttaataactctcaacatttataattttttgtcaatttgaccaTTGCtctttaaaaatacataaaaattcaaaaaaaaattatggataaaCAAGACTTAGAACACAAATGATAACTAATATATATTAGGTTTGGTGTTCAAGAAATTGAAAGAATTATTAGGTTTGGTAGTTTAGAAATCAATGATAGTTGTGTTATGAGTAGATAAGATGGGTGAAATCaccaaatttaaattaaatttacagTATAAAGAATAAAATAGATCCCACAGAAATTGAAGTGATAAATTTTACGATTTTTATGATGTGCAAAATTAAGGAAAAgggattaaatat belongs to Gossypium arboreum isolate Shixiya-1 chromosome 7, ASM2569848v2, whole genome shotgun sequence and includes:
- the LOC128279286 gene encoding uncharacterized protein LOC128279286, whose translation is METKYVLGDEEEETTVAIDEADDLRQPNDTFLTDLNLMIVALSLSSICNEGDDGLNLDATDNNKVNIKDLEAGKDKGKTCNVPRLHARKRDTNNDNVKLMRRQTPHKDFRHGRRM
- the LOC128295426 gene encoding ATP-dependent rRNA helicase rrp3-like, with product MEALLSQFTFLSDQALQGNKNFDPSAMEDLMKLFEIESYKAWAALELVEEKQVKGAEITMPILSFDQMGLKDDLLCGIYNYGFEKPSTIQQRAVMPIINGRDVIAQAQSGTEKTSMIALTVCQVVDTASREYVEERAIPIKEVFDAEEVFRRNNYGCEVCCKYNLPGQKAVRETGALQVAKNKLENQVEKLTWRLQLEKRMRSKECLRKERRECLITHSSGETKLLEKVQHELLVTYANRLLEKEHSGSEALLRDDKVEDLSRMYRLYCKIPRGLEHIANIQSLHMMSGYRKLPVHRFD